The following are encoded together in the Bradymonas sediminis genome:
- a CDS encoding polyhydroxyalkanoic acid system family protein yields the protein MKHVIPHGLSIGLAEKATHKALETYAEKFAQYNAKVDWQGERKATVSFSVKGVSLSGDVEVDENNIALDMSVPFLLKPFQKKAVAVVDEQVKDWIGRAKAGELDDEA from the coding sequence ATGAAGCATGTCATCCCCCACGGACTCAGCATCGGACTCGCCGAAAAAGCCACCCACAAAGCGCTGGAGACCTATGCCGAGAAATTCGCGCAATATAACGCGAAGGTCGATTGGCAGGGCGAGCGCAAGGCGACGGTTTCTTTTTCGGTCAAAGGCGTCTCGCTGAGCGGCGACGTCGAAGTCGACGAGAATAATATCGCCCTCGATATGAGCGTTCCCTTCTTGCTTAAGCCCTTCCAGAAGAAGGCTGTCGCGGTGGTCGATGAGCAGGTGAAGGATTGGATCGGTCGGGCCAAAGCCGGCGAGTTGGATGACGAAGCCTGA
- a CDS encoding diacylglycerol/lipid kinase family protein, giving the protein MSTRLIINPNAGSAPKNEELIEALEQLDDVEVCLTECPGDAERLAREAAEAGVTRVIAAGGDGTANEVLNGLSEHLDQVTLGVLPLGTGNDLSRSLGLPDTAMEALPYLLGEEPAEGRQTRRLDVLRVSHGDNSRIALNHINAGYGNLISSEVDSEKKQKWGPFAYMTSAAAQVWDREEYRTKIRCNGTDFEEIDAVNIFVVNGRTIAGGFRIAPLASMEDGLFEVLVMRSGSLVELAEMVAMTLVGKLAESEHVVARAVHSLHIESVPPMTFSVDGEPFDAPAIQVDILPAALEVIVGPDYQAHPDADAAQDAPKQPDSP; this is encoded by the coding sequence ATGAGTACACGACTGATCATCAATCCCAACGCCGGCAGCGCCCCCAAGAACGAGGAACTCATCGAGGCCCTGGAGCAACTCGACGACGTCGAGGTCTGCCTCACCGAATGCCCCGGCGACGCCGAGCGCCTGGCCCGCGAGGCGGCGGAGGCTGGCGTAACGCGGGTCATCGCCGCCGGCGGCGACGGCACCGCAAACGAGGTGCTCAACGGCCTGAGCGAGCACCTCGACCAGGTCACCCTCGGCGTCTTGCCGCTGGGCACCGGCAACGACCTATCGCGCTCACTGGGGCTGCCCGATACCGCGATGGAGGCCCTGCCCTATCTGCTCGGAGAGGAGCCCGCCGAGGGGCGACAGACCCGGCGACTCGATGTCCTGCGGGTCTCGCACGGGGACAACTCGCGCATCGCGCTCAACCATATCAACGCGGGCTACGGCAACCTCATCTCGAGCGAAGTCGACAGCGAAAAGAAGCAAAAATGGGGCCCCTTCGCCTATATGACCTCGGCGGCAGCCCAGGTGTGGGACCGCGAGGAATACCGCACCAAGATTCGCTGCAACGGCACGGACTTCGAGGAGATAGACGCCGTTAATATCTTCGTGGTCAACGGGCGCACCATCGCGGGCGGCTTTCGCATCGCGCCGCTGGCGAGCATGGAAGACGGGCTCTTCGAGGTGCTCGTGATGCGCTCGGGCTCCCTGGTCGAGCTGGCCGAAATGGTCGCCATGACCCTGGTCGGAAAACTCGCCGAGAGCGAGCATGTCGTCGCCCGCGCCGTCCACTCACTGCATATCGAGTCGGTCCCGCCGATGACCTTTAGCGTCGACGGCGAGCCCTTCGACGCGCCGGCGATTCAGGTCGACATCTTGCCCGCCGCGCTCGAGGTTATCGTGGGGCCCGACTACCAGGCCCACCCCGACGCGGACGCAGCCCAGGACGCCCCCAAGCAGCCCGACAGCCCCTGA
- a CDS encoding AMP-dependent synthetase/ligase → MSRDSIIDRFLASSEKYSSKPAAWANHDGVWKYINWSNYAQKCRLFAGGLIAREVDPTSHVAILGANSPQWVIADIGAMMGQCIPTGIYATNSPSEVAYIVNHCDAAVLVVENRAQWEKFDAVRDELSSVKAVVMIKDSERVDDALVVSFDDFLESGRAHLDAVNARIDAIKIDDVATLIYTSGTTSNPKGVMLTHDNLAFTTGAAVKVVGGLLGEDCMVSYLPLSHIAEQMFTIHLAATFGYPVWYCHDIAKLRDTIAVARPTVFFGVPRVWEKFKAALENRMSEATGGKAKMLHWARAIGVEAGYERFANENLSGSLRFKYSMADRLVFKKIKAALGFDRLRIGLSSAAPIGPEVLEFFLSLDMPILEIYGQSEGSGPTTANRPRAGQARLGSVGLPLPDVQVKIAEDGEVLAKGRNIFKGYYKDEAATADALVDGWLHSGDLGQFDKDGFLTIIGRKKEIIITAGGKNIAPAKIEAMLKKIDGIGQSVLIGDGKKYLTALLTLDAERAPALALERGWPSELDALVMDEGFKKYLAEEIETVNASLARVSSVKKWTVLAQDFSIEGDELTPSLKVKRRVIDTKYAEQIAAMYAEAALAE, encoded by the coding sequence ATGTCTCGAGACTCAATTATCGATCGATTTTTGGCTAGCAGCGAAAAATACAGCAGCAAACCCGCTGCCTGGGCGAATCACGACGGGGTTTGGAAATATATCAACTGGTCGAATTACGCCCAGAAGTGCCGCCTCTTCGCCGGCGGGCTCATCGCGCGCGAGGTCGACCCCACCAGCCACGTCGCCATCCTCGGGGCGAACTCGCCGCAATGGGTCATCGCGGATATCGGCGCCATGATGGGCCAGTGCATCCCCACCGGGATCTACGCCACCAACTCCCCCAGCGAAGTCGCCTATATCGTCAACCATTGCGACGCCGCGGTCTTGGTGGTCGAGAACCGCGCTCAATGGGAGAAATTCGACGCGGTGCGCGACGAGCTGAGCAGCGTCAAAGCCGTCGTCATGATCAAGGATTCTGAGCGCGTCGACGACGCCCTGGTGGTCTCCTTCGACGACTTTTTGGAGAGCGGGCGCGCGCACCTCGACGCGGTCAACGCGCGCATCGACGCCATCAAGATCGACGACGTCGCCACGCTGATCTACACCAGCGGCACCACCTCGAACCCCAAAGGCGTGATGCTCACCCACGACAACCTCGCCTTCACCACGGGTGCGGCGGTCAAGGTCGTCGGCGGGCTGCTCGGCGAGGACTGCATGGTCAGCTACCTGCCCCTGTCGCATATCGCCGAGCAGATGTTCACCATTCACCTGGCCGCGACCTTTGGCTATCCGGTCTGGTATTGCCACGATATCGCCAAGCTTCGCGACACCATCGCGGTCGCCCGTCCGACCGTATTCTTCGGCGTGCCGCGGGTGTGGGAGAAGTTCAAAGCCGCCCTCGAGAACCGCATGAGCGAGGCCACCGGGGGCAAGGCGAAGATGCTCCATTGGGCGCGCGCCATCGGCGTCGAGGCCGGCTATGAGCGCTTCGCCAACGAGAATCTCAGCGGCTCCCTGCGCTTCAAATATAGCATGGCCGACCGCCTGGTCTTCAAAAAGATCAAGGCCGCCCTGGGCTTTGACCGGCTGCGCATCGGCCTGAGCTCGGCGGCGCCCATCGGCCCCGAGGTCCTCGAATTCTTCCTCTCCCTGGATATGCCGATTCTTGAGATCTACGGGCAATCCGAGGGCAGCGGCCCCACCACCGCCAACCGCCCGCGCGCCGGCCAGGCCCGCCTGGGAAGCGTCGGCCTGCCGCTGCCGGATGTGCAGGTCAAGATCGCCGAAGACGGCGAGGTGCTGGCCAAGGGGCGCAATATCTTTAAGGGTTATTATAAGGACGAGGCCGCCACCGCCGACGCGCTGGTCGACGGCTGGCTGCACTCCGGGGACCTGGGCCAATTCGATAAGGACGGTTTTTTGACGATCATCGGGCGCAAAAAAGAGATCATCATCACCGCGGGAGGCAAGAATATCGCGCCTGCCAAGATCGAAGCGATGCTCAAAAAGATCGACGGCATCGGCCAATCGGTGCTGATCGGCGACGGCAAAAAATACCTCACCGCGCTGCTCACCCTCGACGCCGAGCGCGCCCCGGCGCTCGCACTTGAGCGCGGCTGGCCCAGCGAGCTGGACGCGCTGGTGATGGACGAGGGTTTTAAAAAGTATCTGGCCGAGGAGATCGAGACGGTGAACGCGAGCCTGGCGCGCGTGTCCTCCGTCAAAAAATGGACCGTCCTCGCCCAAGACTTCTCCATCGAGGGCGACGAGCTGACCCCCAGCCTGAAGGTGAAGCGACGGGTCATCGACACCAAATACGCTGAGCAAATCGCCGCGATGTACGCCGAGGCAGCGCTGGCTGAATAA
- a CDS encoding DUF4398 domain-containing protein: MKIPSDQYGQPRETIRVVDEMGVENNPQAKLHLKLANDELENADKLIKQDKKEEAKLSLTRAEADAALALALLKRDEMKKEVDEVQEKLERLKKQTQELEGNS, encoded by the coding sequence GTGAAAATTCCCTCGGACCAATACGGCCAGCCGCGTGAGACGATTCGCGTGGTCGATGAGATGGGCGTCGAGAATAATCCGCAGGCCAAGCTGCACCTCAAGCTCGCCAACGACGAGTTGGAGAACGCGGATAAGTTGATCAAACAAGACAAAAAAGAGGAAGCCAAATTGTCGCTGACGCGCGCCGAAGCCGACGCCGCCCTGGCGCTCGCGCTGCTCAAGCGTGACGAGATGAAAAAAGAGGTCGATGAGGTTCAGGAGAAGCTAGAACGCCTGAAAAAACAGACTCAAGAACTTGAAGGGAATAGCTGA
- a CDS encoding PDZ domain-containing protein: MNDLPTSNSGCLRGLLLMGLVGLCLGWGANQLMVWALEKQSEQWTGSSALAKFLPSPATPQPEASVEFAPGIVQEQEFPAEEWVDDSALRADERADAPAPAAAPASREASPKAARAPNGAAKKSSKDPAAPASKPSVPTRGFTANREALRTQFKKASDLYAHGHYLPNEENGVRRGLRFARVAPGGVFASLGFREGDIVLSVNGAPLNSQGDVLANFEKMRKMDVLNFRLERDGKPLKHRYILK; encoded by the coding sequence TTGAACGACCTCCCGACTTCAAATTCTGGTTGCCTCCGGGGCTTGCTCCTGATGGGCCTGGTCGGCCTATGCCTGGGGTGGGGCGCTAATCAGTTGATGGTCTGGGCGCTGGAGAAGCAGTCCGAGCAGTGGACGGGCTCCTCGGCGCTGGCGAAGTTCCTGCCGAGCCCCGCCACGCCTCAACCCGAAGCGTCCGTCGAATTTGCGCCCGGGATTGTTCAGGAGCAGGAATTCCCGGCCGAGGAGTGGGTGGACGATAGTGCCCTCAGGGCGGACGAGCGGGCGGATGCCCCGGCGCCCGCCGCCGCGCCGGCTTCCCGCGAGGCTTCGCCCAAAGCTGCGCGCGCGCCCAACGGCGCTGCCAAGAAATCCTCCAAAGACCCGGCTGCGCCGGCTTCCAAGCCCTCCGTTCCAACTCGGGGCTTTACGGCGAATCGAGAAGCCCTTAGAACTCAGTTCAAGAAGGCCTCGGACCTCTACGCTCACGGGCACTATCTGCCCAATGAGGAGAATGGGGTGCGGCGCGGCCTGCGTTTTGCCAGGGTTGCGCCCGGCGGAGTCTTCGCCAGCCTCGGCTTTCGCGAGGGCGATATCGTCCTGTCCGTCAACGGCGCGCCGCTTAATAGTCAGGGCGATGTCTTGGCTAATTTTGAAAAAATGCGCAAAATGGATGTCCTGAATTTCCGTCTCGAGCGAGACGGCAAACCACTTAAGCATCGTTATATTTTGAAATAA
- a CDS encoding penicillin acylase family protein: MADYQRKLRKSWRWNAALAAVLSMGLFVGCSDDDDKKADNNQVQTDAGHDDGISDDAGDVTEITGVQIPGLSAPVKVQFDAQGVLHIDCMTDQDCYAAQGYFHAGARFFEMDLIRRQTRGQISELIGGLGVSMDKQFRQLNTTAEGVPLEQAYYDATGDSAKEMLNAYAAGVNAWLADMRAKKNDATLTAEYDHPLLTGVEIRDWEPQDTIALYLQLAYQLSETASDDLFRGEMATLLSPEVAADIFTVKPGVASDIIQASETPSNLLKTDLSKPQNLEAMRQAQARLAPAASVMAKARERLAEHHSFVFGPKNGEDGSNNWVLAPALTKNGGALLANDPHLSLNTPAIWYYVELDSKTNGNGNLHVVGASIPAVPGVIVGHNEEIAWGVTTARMDLADAYIETLSADGKSVIFNGNEVEIIEKDFTFKVKGAADETHTFEYVPHHGPIIERDDDNNVAVSIRWVLQEPGNDLDFIEQLMTSTTTQGAMDSLAPVRAINQNWVIMDLEGNIGWNPKVAIPNRPWASSAMPNWLPLPGDGSAEWDGYLAAADSPSLYNPASKFIATANNDMDGSYTDGDSTNDGHSPWQTTPAAGHRHKRIVDLIVEGGNEHTVETMTEIQADTYIIHGEVLVPHFLDIANNAAPLDAKSQSVVDALANWEYTCPTGLVGEGLEGKGPKTATNSTDPFETKESMGCAAFHVMLPYLTAAIFDDEVNENVPGGQDSNFDVLANWSQLQSALLYVFDDPSQLNKGEDYFDNVKTTGVVETREDIVLENLANTADRLNALFSTLVDKPAGQVVPDDWRWGRIHTVKLVSLVSMGGFTIAEVGPFINDGGLYSVDVANPMGRGGDFNGSFRHPHGASLRAIYEVTEDGIKGVFQLPGGQDHHQDSPFYNSLLDDWLLNKNNPLLFERAEVDQAAVETIMVNPTP, from the coding sequence ATGGCGGATTATCAACGGAAACTGCGCAAGAGTTGGCGATGGAACGCGGCGCTCGCGGCGGTGCTTTCGATGGGTCTCTTCGTCGGTTGCAGCGACGATGACGACAAAAAAGCCGACAATAATCAAGTCCAAACCGACGCAGGACACGACGACGGCATCTCGGATGACGCCGGTGACGTGACCGAAATCACGGGCGTTCAGATTCCGGGCCTGTCGGCGCCGGTGAAGGTGCAATTCGATGCCCAGGGCGTGCTGCATATCGACTGCATGACCGACCAGGATTGCTACGCGGCCCAAGGTTATTTCCACGCCGGCGCGCGCTTCTTCGAGATGGACCTCATTCGCCGCCAGACCCGCGGTCAGATCAGCGAATTGATCGGCGGGCTCGGGGTGTCGATGGACAAGCAATTCCGCCAGCTCAACACCACCGCCGAGGGCGTGCCGCTCGAGCAGGCCTATTATGACGCGACCGGAGATTCGGCCAAAGAGATGCTCAACGCCTACGCTGCCGGCGTCAACGCATGGTTGGCCGATATGCGGGCCAAAAAGAACGACGCCACGCTCACCGCCGAATACGACCATCCGCTGCTCACTGGCGTTGAGATTCGCGATTGGGAGCCCCAGGACACCATCGCGCTCTACCTTCAACTCGCCTATCAACTCAGCGAAACCGCCAGTGACGACCTGTTCCGCGGCGAGATGGCGACGCTGCTGAGCCCGGAGGTCGCCGCCGATATCTTCACGGTGAAGCCGGGCGTCGCAAGCGATATCATCCAGGCTTCTGAGACCCCGTCCAACCTGCTCAAGACCGACCTGAGCAAGCCTCAGAACCTTGAGGCGATGCGCCAGGCCCAGGCGCGCCTTGCGCCCGCGGCCTCCGTGATGGCCAAGGCGCGCGAGCGCCTGGCCGAGCATCACTCCTTTGTCTTCGGCCCCAAAAACGGCGAAGACGGCTCCAATAACTGGGTGCTGGCCCCCGCGCTCACCAAAAATGGCGGGGCCCTGCTGGCCAACGACCCGCATCTTTCGCTGAACACCCCGGCCATCTGGTACTATGTCGAGCTGGACTCCAAGACCAACGGAAACGGCAACCTACACGTCGTGGGCGCGTCGATCCCGGCGGTCCCGGGCGTCATCGTCGGGCATAACGAAGAGATCGCCTGGGGCGTGACCACCGCGCGCATGGACCTTGCCGACGCCTATATCGAAACACTCAGCGCCGACGGCAAATCCGTCATCTTTAATGGCAATGAGGTCGAGATCATCGAGAAAGACTTCACCTTCAAGGTCAAGGGCGCAGCCGACGAAACCCACACCTTCGAATATGTGCCCCACCACGGCCCCATCATCGAGCGCGACGACGACAATAACGTCGCCGTGTCGATCCGCTGGGTGCTCCAGGAGCCGGGCAATGACCTCGACTTTATCGAGCAATTGATGACCTCCACCACCACCCAGGGCGCCATGGACAGCCTGGCCCCGGTGCGCGCGATCAACCAGAATTGGGTGATCATGGACCTGGAAGGCAATATCGGCTGGAACCCCAAGGTCGCCATCCCCAACCGCCCCTGGGCCAGCAGCGCGATGCCCAACTGGCTGCCGCTGCCGGGCGATGGCAGCGCGGAGTGGGACGGCTATCTCGCTGCGGCCGACTCCCCCTCGCTCTACAACCCGGCCTCCAAATTCATCGCCACCGCCAATAACGATATGGACGGCAGCTATACCGACGGCGACTCGACCAACGACGGCCACAGCCCCTGGCAGACCACACCGGCCGCCGGCCACCGCCACAAGCGCATCGTCGATCTGATCGTCGAGGGCGGCAACGAGCATACCGTCGAGACCATGACCGAGATTCAGGCCGACACCTATATCATCCACGGCGAGGTCCTGGTGCCGCACTTTTTGGATATCGCGAACAACGCAGCGCCGCTGGACGCCAAGTCCCAGAGCGTGGTCGACGCGCTCGCCAATTGGGAATATACCTGCCCCACCGGCCTGGTCGGCGAAGGGCTCGAAGGAAAAGGCCCGAAAACCGCGACGAACTCGACCGACCCCTTTGAGACCAAAGAGTCGATGGGCTGCGCGGCTTTCCACGTCATGCTCCCCTACCTGACCGCGGCCATCTTCGACGACGAAGTCAACGAGAACGTCCCCGGTGGACAGGACTCCAACTTCGACGTCCTGGCCAACTGGTCACAGCTGCAATCCGCGCTGCTCTATGTCTTCGACGACCCCAGCCAGCTCAACAAAGGCGAGGACTATTTTGATAACGTCAAGACCACTGGCGTCGTCGAAACGCGCGAAGATATCGTGCTGGAGAACCTCGCAAACACCGCCGACCGGCTCAACGCGCTCTTCTCGACCCTGGTCGACAAGCCCGCCGGGCAGGTCGTTCCGGACGATTGGCGCTGGGGCCGCATCCACACCGTCAAGCTGGTCAGCCTGGTCTCGATGGGTGGATTCACCATCGCCGAGGTCGGCCCCTTCATCAATGACGGTGGCCTCTATTCGGTCGACGTCGCCAACCCGATGGGCCGCGGCGGCGACTTCAACGGCTCCTTTCGCCACCCGCACGGCGCCTCCTTGCGCGCCATTTACGAAGTCACCGAAGACGGCATCAAGGGCGTCTTCCAATTGCCCGGCGGCCAGGATCACCACCAGGACTCGCCGTTCTATAACAGCCTGCTCGACGATTGGCTGTTGAACAAGAATAACCCCTTGCTCTTCGAGCGAGCCGAGGTCGACCAGGCCGCGGTCGAGACCATCATGGTCAACCCCACGCCCTGA
- a CDS encoding OmpA family protein → MNFRPYIMRSCLVFGALSLVACASAPRELVEARTAYQEAAESDAATYAPAELKTAEQTLQLAESSFDDDGDSYQTRALAYTAERRVQSARVAADTYKLKQEKAALEKEYFAYSEQARDTAMKKLASTQNKLAESQRYAESTAAELKKQQDALDAQEKELADKAAKLEAARKAGELSEAQLREQNEAIKAQQMQLAKKTEELDAEKKARAEAEKRLADAMNRLSEIAKIDTSAKETIITLGGEVVFKTGQSDLRPSAREKLNQVADVLLENKGKSIQVVGHTDSQGKAAFNQKLSEDRANSVRTYLVERGVAADRITAIGKGQDSPVASNDDATGRTENRRVEIIIQNDNNS, encoded by the coding sequence ATGAATTTTCGTCCGTATATCATGCGTAGTTGTCTCGTCTTTGGCGCGCTTAGTCTGGTCGCCTGTGCCAGCGCCCCGCGCGAATTGGTTGAAGCCCGCACCGCCTATCAAGAGGCGGCCGAGAGCGACGCCGCCACCTATGCCCCCGCCGAGCTAAAGACCGCCGAGCAGACCCTGCAGCTCGCCGAGAGCTCCTTTGACGATGATGGTGACTCCTATCAAACCCGCGCGCTGGCCTATACCGCCGAGCGACGCGTCCAGTCCGCCCGCGTCGCGGCCGATACCTACAAGTTGAAGCAGGAGAAGGCGGCGCTTGAGAAGGAGTATTTTGCCTATAGTGAGCAGGCGCGCGACACCGCGATGAAGAAGCTCGCGAGCACCCAGAATAAACTCGCGGAGTCCCAGCGCTATGCTGAGAGCACGGCCGCCGAGCTAAAAAAGCAGCAGGACGCCTTGGATGCGCAGGAGAAGGAGCTCGCCGACAAGGCCGCCAAGCTCGAAGCCGCCCGCAAGGCCGGCGAGCTCAGCGAGGCCCAGCTTCGCGAGCAAAACGAAGCGATTAAAGCCCAGCAGATGCAGCTCGCCAAGAAGACCGAAGAGCTCGACGCCGAGAAAAAGGCGCGCGCCGAGGCCGAGAAACGCCTGGCCGACGCGATGAATCGCCTCTCCGAAATCGCCAAGATCGACACCAGCGCCAAGGAGACCATCATCACCCTGGGCGGCGAGGTTGTGTTTAAGACCGGACAATCCGACCTTCGCCCCTCGGCGCGCGAGAAGCTCAACCAGGTCGCCGACGTGCTGCTCGAGAATAAGGGTAAGTCCATCCAGGTCGTCGGGCATACCGACTCCCAGGGCAAAGCGGCGTTCAACCAGAAGCTCTCCGAGGACCGCGCCAATTCGGTGCGCACCTATCTGGTCGAGCGCGGCGTGGCCGCCGATCGCATCACGGCCATCGGCAAAGGCCAGGACTCGCCGGTCGCCAGCAATGATGACGCCACCGGGCGCACCGAAAACCGCCGGGTCGAGATCATTATCCAGAACGATAATAATTCCTGA